The genomic segment tATCTTtctttctattctattctgaaTCAGcttttacttaagtaaaatTTGCTTAAGCCGCTTCAGATCAACTCTGCTGAGAATCATTAAAGCGATGCCTGGGACTTCcagtcaatcaatcagtcaattaaaacagattattatggattttaaaatcttatttgGTTTTCATATGTACCTATTTTCAGTGATATCAACTTTAATAGCAGGAAATGAACTAGGCAtataattcttttctttctctcttttttgctatatttttCAAGTAACCTGTATTTGACAACAGTATAATAAAActcaaaattcagtttttttgtgtGCCACGCCAATGTTTTTAGTCCCCCCTGCCCCCATTGGCCAGCTTTTTAATTATCAAATAAGGGATACTTTGGCTTACCAGAAGCAAAGTGCACAACCAACTGGGTATAGTGTAAATATGCACTGTATGTGACATTGCAGGTAACGGTCTATATACGTGACATTTAAAGTGGAATAAGGGACAAACTAATTTTGCTCATTATACAGGATGTCCCGACTAAAACGGGACAGATGGCAACCCTACCCCCATATGGTCACCCCTATGAAAAAAATCTGTAGACGCCCCTGAAAACAGGTTCCTCAAAGGCAGGCAGATGTAACTAAAAACATAGCTTTTATTAAAGGTTGTTGCTGAAATCCAGAAATGCAAAAGTCAATGAGAAGACGCAAACTGAATCTAACAGCAGACAGGGAAAACATACAACATGACCATGGAATTCAAAATGCAAAGTTCAATGGAGTCAGGACTAGTTATACACATGGAAGGTAATCAGGGGAATCGGAAACATGAGTGTAATGAGACACTGTCCAACCAAATCAAGAAACAGGAAGTTAAACTAATTGCAAGAGACGAGATACAAaagactaccaaaataaaagaggaaTGAATAACTGAAATACTGAGTCAACCTAAGAACGCACTGAAGGGACTAAATAACTCAGTGGATACAGACTGCGATACTTAAACATAACAGGAACAGAAAGTGCAGCATAACAACACAAAACCTACACAATTAGAAACAATAAACCAGagcacataaaaataaaaataaaccccACCTGGCTGCTGCCATCATTAATGGTGTAATAATTCACAGTTTGTTGTGAACAATTCAGTGGGGTATGAATCTTATTATAGATGTATTAAGCAATCCTTTGTAAGCAACACAAAATAAagctgtaaaataataaaagccaAAGATGGCACATTGTACTTGAGATGTTTGCTGATTCACATCGATAAGCAACATGAAGCAAATTAAAGGACAGCCAGACATGTATATGAGAGTTTTGACATTTCTATCAACAGAAGCAACGTCACACTGATCGCATAAAGCCTTATTTACAGCAACAAAGCTTAAAAAACAggtagaaaaacaaaagaacaccccttaataaaatcttttttttttttacatgttctgCAACACAAATAGAAATCTTCATAGCAAAATAACCACACTCTGCTGTGCTCCTAGTGTTTTCTTAGTAATAGCAATGCAATGTACTTAGAGGCCTTCTGATGGCACTGAAAACCAGTAATCTCAACATTTCATTCcttctcctctttttcttccttctgaGACTATTGGTCAGAGTAGCAGCTACAGCTAAAAGACAGAAGGCTGGCTCACTGCCCATTATTAGGAACGAGAAAGGAATGACTTACAGAGCAAGCCCTCATTGAGAAATGACCAAATATAGGCATTTTGTGGATGCAGAGACTGAGGCAAGGCTGCAGAGAGATAAACtggcctgctgctgctgctctcttttttctctggaTGATGGCTACCTTTCCAGCTGGTGGGTGGACACTAGACAGCTCCCAATGTTTCCACGTAGCTTTAAACACATTATGTAAAGAGCAACAGATAGAAGAAAAGTTCTTCGTGGTCCACTGCAGAAGCACAGATATACATGCTACGAAAACATCCGCTAGTTGATATAATGTTTTTTGTCTGGTAAAGGTTCTGCCTTGTAGCTTTTTTGAAATTAATCCATCAAGAAATGCAGATacataataaatttaaaaaatctgaatCCATGTTTATTTCAGTAGTTAAACTACGAGACACGAGAGGCCTCCTGCTTTCCTGGAAAGGTATTTTTTAGCATATGGACACCGCAAGTTTCCACCTTACCCTAAGTAAGTTATTGGACCCCAGCTAGCCACAAAAATCATAGTGATGTCGTAAAATCCTGATGTGAGTACAAGCCATTGCATTTTTGAATGTATATACAGCTGTGGTCAGAAGCTTCCATACACTCATCATAGGCATGAATGTGATGACCATTTGGGGCTCATAAGGATTTCTTCGAGCTGCTCCTTTTCCAGGGTGGAAGCATCGTACAGCATACGtctttatttactttaaaatgCAAGAATtgtgtttgaatttatttgtaattttttctaatccacacagggtcaaaattATACACACAGGCCAAAAACAGACACAGACTAAAACCTATTAATAATAAGTGCTGCTGAAGGTTTTAAAGTGTCTTTTAACTCAACAAGGCCGAGGTCTATTTGCTTCTTGCTAATGATCATGAGAGATTACGATTGGTAGTTCCTCTTTGTCTCCATAAAAAGCATCTGTTTGACAGCAACCACTGAATTCCCCAATACTCTGAATAATGGGAACGTCCAACGAACTCAATGAAGTTCAGGAGAATTGTAGATTTATACAAGTTGGGAACGTTTCATGGAACCATTTCTAAACATGCCATCACCATTGACTGAGAGGGTCCCTGATCCAAAATCTACACCTTAAAGCACAACTGAAATTTGCTGCTGACCCCATGGACAAACCAAATGCCTTCTGGAGAAAAGTTTTATGGTCAGACAAGACAAAGATTGAACTATTGTGGTACACTGACGAGAGTTATATTTTAAAGAGTAGAGGTGAGCCTTTCAAACCAAAGACATCTGTACCAACTGTGAAGCATGGTGGCAGTGGTACTGGTACATTGCACAAAGTGGATGGACAAATGAAGAAGGAGGGCTATCTCCAATTTCCTGAATTTCACCTCAAATTAGGAGCCAAAAAGCTGAAACTTGGACAAAGTAGGTTCTTTTAACAAGGCAATACTTctaaacagacagaaaaactaATAAAAGGCCAAACCTCAATCCTTTTGAAAATTGTGGGCAATGTTTAAAAGGCAGGTCTGTGCCAGGaaaccaaccaatttaaataaaatctacCAATTCTACCAGTATTAGTCAGATATCCAGCTGGAAGCTTGCTGATGACTACCAAATGTGTTAAGGGACATTTAACCAAGTATTATTGAGGTATAAGTATATATTTGAGGCTGTATGTATAATTTTGACCCCGTGCAGACTTTGGAAAAATTAAAACTTGTGTACCCAGTtcttatttttcaaagaaattaaagctgtgtgCTGTACAATCATTGCACTATGGataaagaacagttcaaagaaatcattaaaagcctgAAACATGCCCATGATCAGTGATGTAAACGTCTGAGCACATCTATATTCATACAAATATAATCATATGCACATATATATAGAATTAATGACATTATCATATACATAATTTGATTTATTGTAGCTaaaaattataatataataacagATTATTAAAACATTCCAATCACTTCTATCAGGCAGGTATCATTAAACTTGCAAACATAGCAGAATCTTTTATTGAAAACATACAGGCTCTGTAAGAAAAACGTGTAATAATGTATGTGCTTCATTACAACACTCGGGTTTTTGCTAATCACATTAAATTTCCTTTAGAACTGATATTCACTTTTAAATAGCACATTAACCAACAGTAGTGTTGATTTAATGGTGTTTCGGACATTTTGATGTAAAACCCAGGCTAGAATGATTCTGCACAAAACACAACATCAGACGCTGAAACTTATCTTCCTGCACTTCCTGATAAAATGCATGATGTAATTATTTCCGTGCTAAGACTCATTCGTTATGTCCCAGGACTCCACTGGGCTGCTTTCCAAACCTGCCTGAGATGTCTTGAGATTTGAGACACACAATCAAAGACCACCttgacctttttgttttttccacccACCCAGATTTTCTTAAGTCAGGCCGCCATGTTTGTTAATTCCCTGATATTCCCAGTTTGATTTACAGATTTACAGCTAATAAGGTGGATTCCCTCTccacaaataaataacttttcAAATTAATCTCAATTACATACTTTTGAGTATTAGTTTTATAGAGTTGTTTGAATCTCTTATTAAGCTCATCACACACTCCCCCACACGTTCAGATGCATATACACGCCAACATGTTATATGATCGGCCTCATATTATCTAGTGCAAATAACCAGCCAAGCGTCAGTATGAATGGAAGACAAACAGCCTCAAACCCATGGCACTCTCTGCAGAGAGCCCTTCATCACTCATTCTCCACAGAGTCTTTTTGGTCCAGTGTTGTTGGGAGAACTCATAGTGAGGGCTGTTCGTCCAATCGTCTCATGTTTCACTGTCTTCATCTGCCCCACTGCACTTTAACCAGCCAGGGGAATTTATAAAGTTTATCCCCTAGAAACCCTCTGGTGAGATGTCTGTTCTCCCtcgctcttcttcttcttcactttaTATTCCAGCAGGAAATATCACTGCAGCCACTTTGGCACCGGCACctgtgagaaaaataaaacattagtgAATCCAAACACAGCATCGGTGAGCTAACCTCTTCGTCAACCCTTCTGATGTACCTTCTTCAGCTGTTTTATATTGGTTCCTCTGATAGAGGCAAGCAGTTGGTCCCTTGAGTTCTTCGTACCACCTGGGCGGTTTGCATCCACCataggaggtggaggaggtggtggtcCACCcccaggaggaggtggaggtggtggtggagcCGGACCTCCAGCTCCTTTTCTTGGAGTGAGCTTTGGCGAAGGCACAGGTGAAGGGATGGGTGAAGGTTTAGGCGAAGCTTTGGGAGAACTCCTCAGAGATCCTCCACCTCCGCTCTTGGGCACCTCAAGTGTTCCCTTCTTCTCCCCATTGGCCTGGGCCTGCTTCTGCTCCTGCAGGCGCTTCTGCCTCTGCCTGTCCATGTTCCGACTCAGTATGTTTGTCGTGGTCATTCTGGGTCCTGCTAACTCAAAGTGATAGCCCAGCTTGAGCAGGGTGGTGTTGTCTTTCAGGATCTTGACCATCTCCATCTCGGTCTTCCCTCCGCAGATGTGCCGCTGGTTCTGAAAGCGCAGCTCGGTCAGCGTGGAGTTGTGCTGCAGCGCCTGGATGAGAGACAGGATGCCCTTCCCGGTGAGATGGTTGGAGTCGAGGTTGATGCTGGTGATAGTCTTGTTGCTGCGGATCGTGCCGGCAATGGCATAAGCGACATGGTCGTCCGCACGGCAGTTAGCGAGAGCGAACGTCTTGACGTGGGTGTTGTTGTGCAAAGCTTCTGCGAACTCGATGAGCGTTTTCGTCTTGATGACCTCTGAGTTGTTGACGTTGAGCTCAGTGAGGGAGGGGTCGTTGCTTCGCACCTGCTGCATGAGCTCATCAAACATGCTCGAGTCTTCgtcttcctcctctgcctccttcGCCTTGCTGTTAGGGCTGTTTTTGGAAGCACAGTTAGCAAGTTTCCCACTATCCTCAGCTTTCTTAACCTTACCGTCCTCTCTTTGCGCCTTCTCCTCTGGTTTCCGCTCAGCATTAAACTTCTCTTTCACGTGGTCACTGTGGTTAACCAACTCTTCTCTGTCTGTTCTTTTCTCCATCTTGTCACGTTTCACCTCGTCTTTCTCAGAAGGTTGTCGTTCGAGTTTGACatcaggtttgtttttgtcttcagaTTTCTTCTCCTCTGCTTTAGCCTTCTTCTCTTCAGGTTTACACTCTTGAAGCTGGCTCTCTGATGCCTTGCTCTGCTTCTCCACCATTTTAGAGACAAGCCCATGTGTCTTGATActgtctgtttttctctccttttccttGCCCACATCTTTCTCACTTTTTTCTCGTAGCTTTGAGATAATGTCTTTGGTTTTGCTGTCATCTCGTCTCCTGCAGTCTtccctcctttctttctctttgctcTCATCCTTTTTCTCCTGTAACTTTGAGATCATGTCCTGTGTTTTGCTGCCTGTGCTCactctgttttctcttctgtctctCAGCCTGTTGTCCTCATATTTCTCTTTGTCACGGTCCTCCTCTTTCGTGTCGCTCTCTCTGCTATCCAGCTTCCTGTTTCGACTTGAACGCCAGCTCCCGTCTTCTTTTGAACTTTCAGGACCTTTGCTGTTTCTGTCCTCCGCCTTGATATCTCTTTCATTTGAGACACTAGCTTGTCTTTGCATTCCCACTTTCATATCGTCATTTCCCTCCTGGCTGAGACCCATCTTCCTCAGGTACTCCTGCTTCCGGCTCTCTTTCTTCGGCTCTCCCTGCAGGAAGATGAGGAGTGTGATAAGGAAATGTTTCCTCATCAGtatgacaaaacaaaaaattacatGGGTCATTTaacatctgtgaaaagcagcaTGTCAAAAAATGCGGCACTCTAAACAcaataaatcacagcagagTCTCAATTTATTAGCTACAGAGCACAGAAAAAGTAGTAGCACAGACTTACAGCAAATATTGCATGACATGTAAAGTATGACAAGACATCTGATCGTGCAGATGTGCTGTCTTTTATTGTACAACAGCGTCTCACAATAGGGCATGTGTGTTTACAGTCAGCAAAAGGACACAATCCATTTTTTTAGCACAGGGATACATCTGCAGTGAGGAGCTTGCTAAGTGTTTGATTTGTGAGCCTCCATCTGTTTTGCTGTGTGAGGCCGTGGCCCTGGCAGATGCATCCTTAAAAGGCAGTGAGCATAGGAGCAATCAACCAAGGAATTCCACCAGGCCGGGATTAAGAAGCTCCGCAGAGCCGCTGCTCCAACCACTTAAGTGTCTCCCTTTTAAGCACACAAACTGATTGAAATCATGCTCCCTCACAGACAAACTACTAGCAATAAAATTTGTGTAGCATCTCCAGTGAATTACACAAATGCCTTTTGGAGAAGATACTTGTGCTTTGCTTGCTTGGGAGATGACGATTAAGGGTAAGGAGTGGATGTAGGCAGGTCATAGATGGGGACTCACTGCTTTTCCTGGCACAGGAGTCAACTCTGGGGACTACTATTTTTAAGCTGATGGGACTCGGGGTGTGTGAGGTCCAGTTGCTTcaagtgaaatgaaaaatagacaTGAAAGCTATCCAGGCGGCTGTGGGTATTATGCAATGCTGTAACATATCAGTCAGTTTGATTTCATAGCTCCTTTTAAATCTGGTTATGTCTCAAAACTGGCAAAGGCAAGTCAAATATaaacatatgaagagagagatgaCGATCATACTTCATCTTAAAACACTCATGAGTCAAAGCCAAAGCATATTTCCTCACAAACCTCAAGTGATGATTCCCTCTGGCTGAGCCTCCCTTTGGTGTCTCTCTGTTTCGTCGTTGCATCCCGGACATTGTTGCTCATAAGTGGCTGCGCAGGTTGGCTCTCCCCTGGAATGATGAGCCCATCCTCGGGGTTAACATCTGGCACCTTCATCATGTCCATCTTCAGCTCTTCTATTTCCTCGGGGGAGAGGGTGGACAGCAGGTTGTCCAGGTCTGGGTCCTCGCTGACCTGGCGACCTATACGGGTCAGGCCTTTCATCTTTCGTCTGGACATCTTGTCCTTACCTTTGTTTTTGGGTTTGTCCTGGTCTGGAGAGGATACACggagtttgtttctttaaaggTGCTGATGCTGCTAGCACAAGTAAATCCCTCGATTTAAATTCAAATTATAAGCTGACTATTCCTATGTGTTGATGTCCTGCTGTTGTGTCATGTCCCACTCACCAAAAAGCCACCAGAGGCATCAATCCTGGTGCAAAGAGGCTGGTCTCAGAGTCTTGCAGCGAGGGTTACAAGTAACGAACTGTGAGAGGTTCGCATCATCAAAGTGGACTGTGAGGCTGGGACATTCTTCGAAATCCTGTGAAAGTGCATGTCCATATTTAGTTCAGGGTACACACTCCTTTAAAGGTAATGGGAAGGGCTGAAGTTTACAGAGATGCCAGAGCAGGCTTACACAGACTTCCTATTACACAATCTGTATTTATATTGGAGCCCAGTTCAGTGATGTTTATACAGTCCCTCGCAAATAAAAACCTTTTATAAGAGCTCGCTTTTAAACCAGTGGGGATTACTACTCTATTGTAGTCACACAGTCAATAACGTTTTGCTGTAATACAAAGGCCAGTGTATagttaataaaatattgtatggaataaaaataaatacaaatataattaatatatatGTTTAAAATATGCATACTGTATTTATGATACTAAATATTCCCATTAtagattaaatatttatttaattatttaatacaAAGATGTGATACTGTATTAGTGTTTCACTGTATATTTACTATACTTAATTTgagcttttttactttttaaagacA from the Oreochromis aureus strain Israel breed Guangdong linkage group 5, ZZ_aureus, whole genome shotgun sequence genome contains:
- the lmod1b gene encoding leiomodin-1; translated protein: MSRRKMKGLTRIGRQVSEDPDLDNLLSTLSPEEIEELKMDMMKVPDVNPEDGLIIPGESQPAQPLMSNNVRDATTKQRDTKGRLSQRESSLEGEPKKESRKQEYLRKMGLSQEGNDDMKVGMQRQASVSNERDIKAEDRNSKGPESSKEDGSWRSSRNRKLDSRESDTKEEDRDKEKYEDNRLRDRRENRVSTGSKTQDMISKLQEKKDESKEKERREDCRRRDDSKTKDIISKLREKSEKDVGKEKERKTDSIKTHGLVSKMVEKQSKASESQLQECKPEEKKAKAEEKKSEDKNKPDVKLERQPSEKDEVKRDKMEKRTDREELVNHSDHVKEKFNAERKPEEKAQREDGKVKKAEDSGKLANCASKNSPNSKAKEAEEEDEDSSMFDELMQQVRSNDPSLTELNVNNSEVIKTKTLIEFAEALHNNTHVKTFALANCRADDHVAYAIAGTIRSNKTITSINLDSNHLTGKGILSLIQALQHNSTLTELRFQNQRHICGGKTEMEMVKILKDNTTLLKLGYHFELAGPRMTTTNILSRNMDRQRQKRLQEQKQAQANGEKKGTLEVPKSGGGGSLRSSPKASPKPSPIPSPVPSPKLTPRKGAGGPAPPPPPPPPGGGPPPPPPPMVDANRPGGTKNSRDQLLASIRGTNIKQLKKVPVPKWLQ